In Bacteroidota bacterium, the sequence CACGGCAATCGTCACGGCGCCGGCCGAGGGGTTGGGGTAGACCGCCTCGACGGCGAAGGCGGCCGGCTGCGCGGTGCTGGCGGCGACGGGGGCGCGGGCGGCCTCGTCCTCGTCGCCGGTGACGGTGAGGATCTGGTTGGCCGCGACGCCGGTGAGCACGGTGGGCTGGTCACCTGCGCCTCCGACCCCGACGCCGGCAGGCCATGCGACGACGAGGGAGTCGACCGTCGCGGCGTCGCCGAGGCCGAAGTGCAGCCGGTACCCGCTCTGCGCGCCCAAGCCCGAGCGGATGGTCGCGGAGCGTAGGAGCCTAGCCTGCTGTCCGCCGATGGAGGCGTAGGCGGTGACGAGGGCACCGACGCCGAAGCGGTTGCGTCCGCTGGTGCGCTGGAGGTCGACCTCGAGCCAGTTGGCGGAGCCGCCTCTGGCCGTGCCCTGGGCAGTGGAGAGGCGGTTGGCTGCGCCGGTGGTGGTGTTACGGTAGAGCAGGTTGCGCTGGCTGCGCGTGAAGCCGCCGCGTGCCACGTAGATGTCGAGGTCGCCGTCGCCGTCGTCGTCGGCCAGCACCACCCTGGGAGACTCACTGTCTGACGGTCCAAAATCGATGCCGGTGAACTGGCCGGCGCCGTCGTTGAGGTAGAGCGTGTTGATGGCATCGTCGCGGACGATCACCAGGTCGAGGTCGCCGTCGTTGTCTACGTCGCCCCAGGCGCTGCCGACAGAGCTGACCGGATTGGTGTCGAGGCCGGCAGTCGCGTCGGTGAACACGCCCTCGTTGCGGAAAAGGCGGGTCGGAGCTTCGAAGCTGGTTGTCACGATGTCGAGGTCACCGTCGCCGTCGAAGTCGCCCCACGAGCAGCTCTGGGTACGCCCGTAGTCCACGCTCAGCGAGGGGTCGGCGGCCCGCACGAGCGTGCCAGCCTCGTTGATGTAGAGCTCGTTCGGATCACCCCCGTTGGTGTTTACGTGGAGGTCCGCGAAACCGTCGGCGTTGATGTCGCCCCAGCACCCGGTCGTGGACTCGAACACGTTGTCGTTGATTTCGGTGTCGTCGACCACAATGCCTGTGTTGCCGATGTTCTCGATCAGGACGTTCCGGAACCCGATGCCCGGCGCGAGGCCCCGGCTGAGCACGCCGTCGAGTAGGCCGTCGCCGTTGTAGTCGGCAACGAGCACGTCGCGCGTGCGCTCGAACCTGTCGAGCGGCAGACGGATGTAGCGGAAGTTGGTCGGTCCCCGGTTGAGGAACAGCGCGCCGTCCATCAGGCTCGCCGTCGAGAGGTCGAGCCGCCCGTCGTTGTCGAAGTCGGCCCACGCGCCGGAGGTGGTCACCGCGAAGGGGTCCTCGTTTGTGGCGAAGTCGATGCGGGTGAAGGTGCCGGCCCCGCTGTTGCGGTAGAGGTCGTCGTCGTTGCCCGGCGTGTTGTTCGAGACGACGAGGTCGAGGTCGCCGTCGCCGTCGAAGTCACCCCAGAGCGCGGAGAGGGAGGGCTTGGCCACCTGGGTGAGCAGGCTGTTTGTGTCCTGGACGAATGGGCCGGGCTGGGCGAAGGCTGCCGCGGGCAGCGCCAGCAGGATAAGGACGTACAGGGAGCGTGTCATAGCTGCAGGAGTATTTGTGACAGTGAAGATTGGCTTTGCGAAGGATAGGACACAGCACGGAATAGTGCAAGGGCCGGCAGGCGGATGCGCCGGAACTGGATGCCCCGACGCGCCATGGGCTTGCCTCGGCAGCGCGCAGCCGGCGTGCCGGCCGGCCCGTATCTTCCGGCTCTATCCCCGAAGCGCCATGCCCACGTCGTTTTCCGACCGGTTCAAAGTGTTTCTCGCCGAGCGGGCCGCCCGCCTCGACGGGGCCGAGAACGAAGCGCGGCGGCGGTGGACCGCGATGGCGCTCTCCGGCTGCGTGGCCTTCGCGCTGTGGTTCTCCTTCAGCATGCTGGAGTCCTACTCGGTCGTAGTCGAGATGCCGCTCGTCGTGCGGGACCTGCCGGACGGACAGGCGCTCCGTCGGCTCCCGAACCCGACGGCGCGGGTGACCGTCCAGGGCGAGGGGTGGGAGCTGTTCAACCTCCGGCGCAGCCCGCCCACGCTGGAGATCAACGCGCAGGAGGCGCAGTTCGACGTCTTCTCGGCAGCGTCCGAAGGGGGGCGGCTGCCGCCCGGCGTCTCGGTGCAGAGCGTCGTGCCGGACGTCATCGAGCCCGACCTGGAGCCTCGCATCGAGCGTGCCCTGCCGGTCCGGCCCCGCACGCAGCTTGCCGTGTCCTCGCTCTACGAGCTGCTCGGCGAGCCGACGGTAGACCCCGACACCGTCGTCGTGGCCGGAGCGCGCTCGATCGTCAACAGCCTCAGCTTCTGGCCCACCGAGCGGCTCGTGCGCGAGGATGTCGGGGCGTCGTTCACCGCGCCGGTCGCGCTCTCCGACACGCTCGCGGGCCTGGTCAGCCTGAGCCTCCGCGAAGTCAATCTGTCGGCTGCAGTGGCGGTGTTCACCGAGGCCAAGCGCGACCTGGAGGTGCGGACCGAGGGCACGCCGCCGGGCGGCAACCCGGTGCGCCTCATTCCCTCGAGCGTGACCGTGACCTACAGCGTCCCGATGGACGAGTTCGCCCGCGCCAAAACGTCCGAGCGGTTCTACGCTGTCGTCGACTACGCCTCGGCCATCAACGACACGACGGGCACTGTGCAGCCCATGCTGAACCTGCCCCAGGAGCTCCACGTCCGCAACGCGCGCATCACGCCGCGCCGCCTGGAATACCGCATCCTCGTCGAGTAGGACGTGTAGGAGCGGACGAGCGGGGGAAGGAAGAGCGGAAGAAGTCCGGGATTCGTCGCCACGCTGCTTTTCC encodes:
- a CDS encoding CRTAC1 family protein, coding for MTRSLYVLILLALPAAAFAQPGPFVQDTNSLLTQVAKPSLSALWGDFDGDGDLDLVVSNNTPGNDDDLYRNSGAGTFTRIDFATNEDPFAVTTSGAWADFDNDGRLDLSTASLMDGALFLNRGPTNFRYIRLPLDRFERTRDVLVADYNGDGLLDGVLSRGLAPGIGFRNVLIENIGNTGIVVDDTEINDNVFESTTGCWGDINADGFADLHVNTNGGDPNELYINEAGTLVRAADPSLSVDYGRTQSCSWGDFDGDGDLDIVTTSFEAPTRLFRNEGVFTDATAGLDTNPVSSVGSAWGDVDNDGDLDLVIVRDDAINTLYLNDGAGQFTGIDFGPSDSESPRVVLADDDGDGDLDIYVARGGFTRSQRNLLYRNTTTGAANRLSTAQGTARGGSANWLEVDLQRTSGRNRFGVGALVTAYASIGGQQARLLRSATIRSGLGAQSGYRLHFGLGDAATVDSLVVAWPAGVGVGGAGDQPTVLTGVAANQILTVTGDEDEAARAPVAASTAQPAAFAVEAVYPNPSAGAVTIAV